The genomic interval GGACGGCACGCGCGCGGGCCTCACCGCGCCCGCGACCTTCAGCCTGCTCGCGCCCGCCTACTGCAAGAAGCACGGCGTGGACGAGGCGACCTTCAAGGAGGCGATGACCCGCATCGCCTGGAAGAACCACAAGAACGGGGCGCTGAACCCGCGCGCCCAGTTCCGCAAGGAGGTCGCCAAGGACGTCATCGCGTGCTCCCCCCAGGTGGCGGGGGCGCTCGGCATCTTCGACTGCTCCGGCGTGTCCGACGGCTCGGCGGCCGCGCTGATCGTGCGGGCCGAGGACGCCTACAAGTACACCGACAAGCCGCTCTTCGTGAAGGCGCTCTCGTTCATCGCGGGGCCGGCCACCGGGCCGATCGATCCCGACTACGACTACACCACGTTCCCCGAGGTGGTCGCCTCCGCCGCCGACGCCTACGCGCAGGCCGGCATCAAGGACGCGCGCGCGGAGCTGGCGATGGCCGAGGTGCACGACTGCTTCACCCCCACCGAGCTGGTCCTGATGGAGGACCTCGGCTTCGCGCAGCGCGGCACCGCGTGGAAGGAGGTGCTGAACGGCACCTTCGACCTCGAGGGCGAGCTGGCGGTGAACCCGGACGGCGGGCTGAAGTCCTTCGGCCACCCGATCGGCGCCTCCGGGCTCCGGATGCTCTTCGAGGCGTGGCTGCAGCTGCGCGGCGAGGC from Candidatus Methylomirabilota bacterium carries:
- a CDS encoding acetyl-CoA acetyltransferase, translated to MASNGIRDRVAIVGMGCTGFGERWDKSVSDLLVEASQDALNSANVPIDAVDAFWLGTLFSGQSGLTLSRPLKLDYKPVSRLENYCATGSEAFRNACYAVASGAYDLAMAIGVEKLKDSGISGLPSIGAPEDGTRAGLTAPATFSLLAPAYCKKHGVDEATFKEAMTRIAWKNHKNGALNPRAQFRKEVAKDVIACSPQVAGALGIFDCSGVSDGSAAALIVRAEDAYKYTDKPLFVKALSFIAGPATGPIDPDYDYTTFPEVVASAADAYAQAGIKDARAELAMAEVHDCFTPTELVLMEDLGFAQRGTAWKEVLNGTFDLEGELAVNPDGGLKSFGHPIGASGLRMLFEAWLQLRGEAGKRQIASVARGRKLALTHNLGGAPGECVSFVSVVGSERS